A portion of the Rhodopseudomonas sp. BAL398 genome contains these proteins:
- the pdxA gene encoding 4-hydroxythreonine-4-phosphate dehydrogenase PdxA: MTRPTIAITMGDPAGIGPEVIMKALAKPYPNEICNPLVIGDANRLRKAAKAVGVALDVDSLAEAGDADFSSTAVQCVDLKNVPDDLPFGKMSPIAGEAAYRYIEKAVQVVQAGIAQGICTAPLSKEALHAAGHKYPGHTELLAHLTGTPEVSMMLVSPKLRVIHVTTHIGLIDAIKKIEPGLVERVITRGHDVLIKAGIANPKIGVCAINPHAGENGLFGHGEEAEKITPAVEACQRKGWDVQGPLPADTLFFLAGRGDYDMVVAMYHDQGHGPIKVLGLEAGVNITVGLPVIRTSVDHGTAFDIAGKGIADERSLVEALRQAVDLAPKKAA, encoded by the coding sequence ATGACCCGTCCGACCATCGCGATCACCATGGGAGATCCGGCCGGCATCGGTCCCGAGGTCATCATGAAGGCGCTGGCCAAGCCTTATCCCAACGAGATCTGCAACCCGCTGGTGATCGGCGACGCCAACCGGCTGCGCAAGGCCGCCAAGGCTGTCGGCGTCGCGCTGGACGTCGACTCGCTGGCCGAGGCCGGCGACGCCGATTTCTCGTCGACGGCGGTGCAATGCGTGGATCTGAAGAACGTGCCGGACGATCTGCCGTTCGGCAAGATGTCGCCGATCGCCGGCGAGGCCGCCTATCGCTATATCGAGAAGGCCGTGCAGGTGGTGCAGGCCGGCATCGCGCAGGGCATCTGCACCGCGCCGCTCTCCAAGGAGGCGCTGCACGCGGCGGGCCACAAATATCCCGGCCATACCGAATTGCTGGCGCATCTGACCGGCACGCCGGAAGTGTCGATGATGCTGGTGTCGCCGAAGCTGCGCGTCATTCACGTCACCACCCATATCGGCCTGATCGACGCCATCAAGAAAATCGAGCCGGGCCTGGTCGAGCGCGTCATCACCCGCGGCCACGACGTGCTGATCAAGGCCGGTATCGCCAATCCGAAGATCGGCGTCTGCGCGATCAATCCGCATGCCGGCGAGAACGGGTTGTTCGGCCATGGCGAGGAGGCCGAGAAGATCACGCCGGCGGTGGAAGCCTGCCAGCGCAAGGGCTGGGACGTGCAGGGCCCGCTGCCCGCCGACACATTGTTCTTCCTGGCCGGCCGCGGCGACTACGACATGGTGGTGGCAATGTATCACGATCAGGGCCACGGCCCGATCAAGGTGCTGGGGCTGGAAGCCGGCGTCAACATCACGGTCGGCCTGCCGGTGATCCGCACCTCGGTCGATCACGGCACCGCCTTCGACATCGCCGGCAAGGGCATCGCCGACGAGCGCAGCCTGGTCGAGGCGCTGCGCCAGGCGGTCGATCTGGCCCCGAAGAAAGCGGCCTGA